In Bacillus carboniphilus, the genomic window ACGTACAAAGAGACTACGGGAATACCGCAAACATGCAATATGGGCCGATCCATTTTAGCTTTGGCGTTCGTGGTGATGAGGTCAAACCTGTTTTGTCGTGGACAGGTGATAATAGCCTTTCCAACAACTCAAGTGACGCACAATTTCAAGTTTGGAAGCATCCTAATGGAGATTATTATTTGTATTTTAGACAACCTAAATATAGTAGTTTTTGTACGTTTGTTTATTTCGCTCCAGGATGCGAGGTAAAATTCACAGAAGACCAACCTGGCGGTAGCAATCTCATATGGAATAGTGCCAATGGAGATGTGCAGTTTACGAGATTCGGTCATGACACACGGATTGACACAGCAGGTGGGCATTTTCGTATGCAAGCAGATTCAAACAACTATATTCACTTAAACAAAAACGGAGACGTTACCTTTTTTAAAGATGGATCAGGGCACTTCAACTTTTATAGATCAAGCGATAATCACACAGCTATACAAGGAAAAGATCAAGCGATAATCAAATTTTTAAACTCATCTGACACCGTACAAATCCGCAATCGAAATGACAATGGGTATGCCACACTTGAAGTCGGGGATTGTATCGAGCGCTCAAATCGTGAGGAAAAAAAGAATATTGTTAAATTCGAAGAATCGGTACTCGATAAAATTTTAACGACACCCGTTTATCAATACCATTTAAACGCCGATCTTGATGAAGAAATGAAACGTCTAGGAATCTTAATGGACGAAGCACCGGCGGAGATAGTAGCACCTACAGGCGTGGGAGTGAGTATATACGCTATGGTGTCGTATTTATGGAAAGCCAATCAAGAGTTAATTGCAGAAAACGCTGAAATGAATATCTTATTAAAAGATCTCAAAGAACGAGTAGAACAACTTGAAGCACAAGCCGAATAGGCTTTTTTATTTTTCCCTGAAAGGGGGCGACAGCATGGATTTTGACATCTTAACTTATTTTATTACGCAAGGGCCATTCGCAGTTTTATTCGTGTGGCTCTTATTTATCGTGATTCAAAACAACAAAGAAAGAGAGAATCGCTTACACGACATATTAGAAAAGTTTAGTGACAAATATGACTTGGTAATTGACGAGTTAAAAAACATCAAATCAAAAATTAAATAAGTGTCAGCTTGTTTATTAACGACCATAAATTACTGACTTATTAAAGGAGGTGATCACATGGAGAGATTTAAAAACTATGCCCTATGGGTGGCTATTTTCGCTTTGATTGGTCTATTCGTAGACGATTTAGGACTACTCGAGCCTACTAAATACCAAACCTATGTAGATGCCATTCTCGTTGTTTTGGTATCAGCAGGTATCATTAGTAACCCAAGCTTAGGAAAAGGATACAAAGACAAAATTTAAGAGTCTCATTTGAGGCTCTTTTTTAATACTAAAATAGGAGTGATTTATATGTTAAAACTTGTATTAGATGCTGGTCATGGAGTGCATACACCTGGTAAAAGAGTACCCGATGGGTCAATGAGGGAATGGCATTTTAATAGCTCTGTAGTCAAACGAGTCATAGACATTCTTAAAAATTATGAAGATGTACAGATTTTGAGAGTAGATGATCCAAGCGGTAACAGAGATGTGTCATTAATTGAACGTACGCATAAAGCTAACAAATGGGGTGCGGATGCTTATGTATCAGTCCATGCCAATGCATATGGAAAAGGCTTTACTAGTCCTAATGGCATTGAAACATTCGTCTACACATCAAGACCATCTGGGTCTGTTAAATTAGCAACTAATGTACAAAATCGCCTAGTGAGGGAGACAGGCCGTAAAAATCGTGGGGTGAAATCAGCTAATTTTGCAGTCCTTCGTGAAACCGATATGACAGCTATTCTTTGTGAATGTGGCTTTATGACAAACAAAGAAGAAGCAAGGTTATTAAAATCGGATTCCTACCGCCAAAAGTGTGCCGAGGCTATCGTTAAAGGACTTGAGGATACTTATAAAATAAAGAAAAAGAAATCCGCATCCAAGCCTAAAGCTAAAACGTCTACTAGCTCCAATACGCTCAAGCATAAGATCCGTAAAGGTGATACGTTCTGGGACCTGTCAAAAGAATATAAAGTATCTGTAGATCAACTAGAAAAATTAAATCCTAAAGTCAATCCTAAAGCCTTACAAGTTGGCGAGTTAATCACGATTAAATCAACATCGAGCTACTACACAGTACAAAAAGATGATACATTGTGGGGCATTGCAAAGGCTCACAAAACATCTGTAGCAAAGATTAAATCACTCAACGGTCTTAAATCGGATCTCATTCATCCAGGGCAACGGTTGAGAGTTAAATAATCGGTCAATACTAATACTGGATTCCCCCATTCCCTATATACAAAACCCACTCAATCGAGTGGGTTTCTAAAAAGCGAAAAGACAGCCAAAAATCCTGTCATAATCGAAATTGTTTCCATATAATCTTGGTATTCCTGAGAAAGAAATTGTCTAATTATTATACTTAAAACTGCCATAGATACGTACGCTAAGAATCTTACTAACTTACTTTCTTTTATTTTAAGAAAATGGATAGGAGCTTCTACTAACAAAAAAACAAAGAAAGTAAGTATTATTCTAATCAAAACCCCTACTAAAAATTCCATTACTTATAAAAATTCACATGAGTGATTTTTCTAAAATCATACCTCGCTGAATTCCATTCTTTTCCATAAGAATAAATATTCCAAGCAATTCCGACAGGAGATCCCTTTGATGCCCCTTTTAATAAAATTTTCACAAGTTTCCAACTCAAAACCTTACCAGACATTAATGCTTTCGCTAAATCTTCAACGGTTGTTAAAAATCCTAACGTAGCTATTTCTTTTTCTTTACTTCTTAAATTGTCTGCATGACCTTGAAATCTAATAAAGTGAGAGTTGGTACGGTAAGTATCTTTTGAGTATCTGCTATCTCCACCATTCATAATCGCAGTTCCATAATGTCTAACATTATCTTTCCATATAGTGTATCTGCAATCAGCTACATAAGACCCACCTTTATCAGTATATCCTTTTTGCGGACCTTTGGTGGAAAGCTTTTTTTCAGATGTATCAATCGTTACTGACTCTCCACTTTCTAAATCAGTAACAGTTAATTTTTCACCGGTTTGCTCAATTTTAGAAGAATTTTCTTCTACTAAACTTTCTTTTTTGTCGTTATTCACAAGATATTTT contains:
- a CDS encoding tail fiber domain-containing protein, producing MQYGPIHFSFGVRGDEVKPVLSWTGDNSLSNNSSDAQFQVWKHPNGDYYLYFRQPKYSSFCTFVYFAPGCEVKFTEDQPGGSNLIWNSANGDVQFTRFGHDTRIDTAGGHFRMQADSNNYIHLNKNGDVTFFKDGSGHFNFYRSSDNHTAIQGKDQAIIKFLNSSDTVQIRNRNDNGYATLEVGDCIERSNREEKKNIVKFEESVLDKILTTPVYQYHLNADLDEEMKRLGILMDEAPAEIVAPTGVGVSIYAMVSYLWKANQELIAENAEMNILLKDLKERVEQLEAQAE
- a CDS encoding BhlA/UviB family holin-like peptide, yielding MDFDILTYFITQGPFAVLFVWLLFIVIQNNKERENRLHDILEKFSDKYDLVIDELKNIKSKIK
- a CDS encoding holin is translated as MERFKNYALWVAIFALIGLFVDDLGLLEPTKYQTYVDAILVVLVSAGIISNPSLGKGYKDKI
- a CDS encoding N-acetylmuramoyl-L-alanine amidase; this translates as MLKLVLDAGHGVHTPGKRVPDGSMREWHFNSSVVKRVIDILKNYEDVQILRVDDPSGNRDVSLIERTHKANKWGADAYVSVHANAYGKGFTSPNGIETFVYTSRPSGSVKLATNVQNRLVRETGRKNRGVKSANFAVLRETDMTAILCECGFMTNKEEARLLKSDSYRQKCAEAIVKGLEDTYKIKKKKSASKPKAKTSTSSNTLKHKIRKGDTFWDLSKEYKVSVDQLEKLNPKVNPKALQVGELITIKSTSSYYTVQKDDTLWGIAKAHKTSVAKIKSLNGLKSDLIHPGQRLRVK